A region from the Nesterenkonia lacusekhoensis genome encodes:
- a CDS encoding YjiH family protein encodes MTTAQPQQRGGSTLKFLLPSLLGIFIFMVPVPDGEGSVTIPIAWMANSLGELIGDAIPWILLTLVTISTVGTLLYSLAKPAFLQNQLGRTLFKTTPPWAATRVVGLAFGVAILFELGPEWIWGEDTGGLIVDLATLLIVVFALAGLLLPLLLNFGLLDFAGALMTTVMRPLFKVPGRSSVVGLTSWLGDGTIGVLMTNQQYTQGHYTKREAAVLGTTFNIVSVTFIVVILGQLNLEHMFGPFYLTIILAGLAAAIIMPRIPPLSRFPDEFAEGITEDPRTASHAVVDPQQGETSLLARAWESARRRGASVRLGAVARSGVSNALEMWLAVIPIILAVGTIAVIIAENTELFTWLGYPFVPVLEVLQVPEAAEASETLLIGFADMLLPAIIGSGIESEMTRFIIGALSVTQLIFMSETGGMLLASRIPVKFHHLVAIFLLRTLISLPIIIGLAHLFY; translated from the coding sequence ATGACCACGGCACAGCCCCAGCAGCGCGGCGGCAGCACGCTGAAGTTCCTCCTGCCCTCTCTGCTGGGCATCTTCATCTTCATGGTGCCGGTGCCCGACGGCGAGGGATCGGTCACCATCCCCATCGCGTGGATGGCCAACAGCCTGGGTGAGCTGATCGGCGATGCCATCCCGTGGATCCTGCTGACGCTGGTGACGATCTCCACGGTGGGCACCCTGCTCTACAGCCTGGCCAAGCCGGCGTTCCTTCAGAACCAGCTGGGGCGGACCCTGTTCAAGACGACCCCGCCGTGGGCGGCGACCCGCGTGGTGGGGCTGGCGTTCGGCGTCGCGATCCTCTTCGAGCTGGGTCCGGAGTGGATCTGGGGTGAGGACACCGGCGGGCTGATCGTGGATCTGGCCACGCTGCTGATCGTGGTCTTCGCCCTCGCCGGTCTGCTGCTGCCCCTGCTGCTGAACTTCGGGCTGCTGGACTTCGCCGGAGCGCTGATGACCACGGTGATGCGTCCGCTGTTCAAGGTGCCCGGACGGTCCTCCGTGGTCGGGCTGACCTCGTGGTTGGGCGATGGCACCATCGGCGTGCTGATGACCAACCAGCAGTACACCCAGGGGCACTACACCAAGCGTGAGGCCGCCGTGCTGGGCACCACCTTCAACATCGTCTCGGTGACGTTCATCGTGGTGATCCTGGGACAGCTGAACCTGGAGCACATGTTCGGGCCGTTCTATCTGACGATCATCCTGGCCGGACTGGCCGCGGCGATCATCATGCCGCGGATCCCTCCGCTGTCCCGATTCCCCGATGAGTTCGCCGAGGGCATCACCGAGGACCCGCGCACCGCCTCCCACGCAGTGGTGGATCCGCAGCAGGGCGAGACGTCGCTGCTGGCCCGGGCATGGGAGAGCGCCCGACGCCGCGGCGCCTCGGTGCGGCTGGGCGCTGTGGCCCGCAGCGGAGTCTCCAACGCCTTGGAGATGTGGCTGGCGGTCATCCCGATCATCCTGGCGGTGGGCACCATCGCGGTGATCATCGCGGAGAACACCGAGCTCTTCACCTGGCTGGGCTACCCCTTCGTCCCGGTGCTGGAGGTGCTGCAGGTCCCCGAGGCCGCAGAAGCCTCCGAGACGCTGCTGATCGGGTTCGCCGACATGCTGCTGCCGGCGATCATCGGCAGCGGGATCGAATCCGAGATGACCCGGTTCATCATCGGCGCGCTCTCAGTGACCCAGCTGATCTTCATGTCTGAGACCGGCGGTATGCTGCTGGCCTCCCGGATCCCCGTGAAGTTCCACCACCTCGTGGCGATCTTCCTGCTGCGGACCCTGATCAGCCTGCCGATCATCATCGGGCTGGCACACCTGTTCTACTGA
- a CDS encoding mannitol dehydrogenase family protein, whose product MTLLSASTLPEIAAANGDALSVPDYRLEGRKVGIVHFGVGGFHRAHQAYYLNRLFNAGHSAEWAVCGVGLMPADAAMRDALTAQDGLYTFAAKFPDGLREASVIGSIAEYLFAPDDPEQVLSRMTDPAVRIVSLTVTEGGYNYNPSTGEFQYETPAVAADLDADFGQDGSAPQAGQAVHPQTMFGYVVEALRRRREAGVAPFTVLSCDNVRGNGHLAKEMVLAFARRKDEQTHAEPLAGWIEQNVAFPSCMVDRITPVTSDEDRAMIAEDYGIEDAWPVVSEDFIQWVLEDDFPAGRPAFEEVGVQMVQDVEPYELMKLRLLNCSHQAIAYFGLLLGHTYAHEACTDPDLTPFTRFLYMDDEGTPTVPEVPGIDLDAYKDQLIARFANEHVKDTLARLAAESSDRIPTWMMPVIRENLDAGRDVTVCAAIVASWARYAEGTGENGEQWPVVDRLRDRVMAAAAQHDQDPLAFLRDEELFGDLVQHEAFTRPYLDALETLRTDGARALLQKLTAQRLNGRG is encoded by the coding sequence ATGACTCTGCTCTCAGCTTCCACTCTGCCGGAGATCGCAGCGGCCAACGGTGACGCCCTCTCGGTGCCCGACTACCGTCTCGAGGGCCGGAAGGTCGGCATCGTGCACTTCGGTGTGGGCGGCTTCCACCGCGCCCACCAGGCCTATTATCTGAACCGGCTGTTCAACGCCGGCCACTCCGCTGAGTGGGCAGTCTGCGGAGTCGGGCTCATGCCGGCAGACGCTGCCATGCGGGACGCCCTGACCGCGCAGGACGGGCTCTACACCTTCGCCGCGAAGTTCCCCGACGGTCTCCGGGAGGCCAGCGTCATCGGCTCCATCGCGGAGTACCTCTTCGCCCCCGATGACCCGGAGCAGGTCCTGTCGCGGATGACGGACCCGGCGGTGCGGATCGTCTCGCTGACCGTGACCGAGGGCGGCTACAACTACAACCCCTCCACCGGAGAGTTCCAGTACGAGACCCCTGCGGTGGCCGCAGATCTCGACGCCGACTTCGGCCAGGACGGCTCAGCGCCGCAGGCCGGTCAGGCTGTGCACCCGCAGACCATGTTCGGCTACGTGGTGGAGGCCCTGCGCCGCCGTCGGGAAGCCGGCGTCGCACCCTTCACCGTGCTCTCCTGCGACAACGTCCGCGGCAACGGTCACCTGGCCAAGGAGATGGTGCTGGCCTTCGCCCGCCGCAAGGATGAGCAGACCCACGCCGAGCCGCTGGCGGGCTGGATCGAGCAGAACGTGGCCTTCCCCAGCTGCATGGTGGACCGGATCACCCCGGTCACCTCAGATGAGGACCGCGCGATGATCGCCGAGGACTATGGCATCGAGGACGCCTGGCCCGTGGTCTCCGAGGACTTCATCCAGTGGGTGCTGGAGGATGACTTCCCCGCCGGCCGCCCGGCCTTCGAGGAGGTCGGCGTGCAGATGGTCCAGGACGTGGAGCCCTACGAGCTGATGAAGCTGCGCCTGCTCAACTGCAGCCACCAGGCCATCGCCTACTTCGGCCTGCTGCTGGGTCACACCTACGCTCACGAGGCCTGCACGGACCCGGACCTGACCCCGTTCACCCGCTTCCTCTACATGGACGACGAGGGCACTCCCACCGTGCCCGAGGTCCCGGGCATCGATCTGGACGCCTATAAGGATCAGCTGATCGCCCGGTTCGCCAACGAGCATGTGAAGGACACGCTGGCCCGCCTGGCCGCCGAGTCCTCCGACCGCATCCCCACCTGGATGATGCCGGTGATCCGCGAGAACCTCGACGCCGGCCGCGACGTCACCGTCTGCGCGGCCATCGTCGCCTCCTGGGCCCGGTACGCCGAGGGCACCGGCGAGAACGGCGAGCAGTGGCCCGTGGTGGACCGGCTGCGCGACCGCGTCATGGCGGCCGCCGCACAGCACGATCAGGACCCGCTGGCCTTCCTCCGCGATGAGGAGCTCTTCGGCGACCTGGTCCAGCACGAGGCCTTCACCCGCCCCTACCTGGACGCGTTGGAGACCCTGCGCACCGACGGCGCCCGCGCCCTGCTGCAGAAGCTCACCGCCCAGCGGCTCAACGGCCGGGGCTGA
- a CDS encoding ASCH domain-containing protein, with protein MLPSHLRDLTDQAVDYARAHHHGEGHTVAAAVLTKSGAVIFGLNAYHFLGGPCGEIAALANHAAQAPDDPIDAVVAVHGPTGEVIAPCGRCRQVLFDKDPEILSVVRSQRGLEAMPVRDLLPHAFDQRSIDQEQRIYMWEGYEQSIRGGSKRQTVRVDDPFRQGPALLVFEKENGAAVSLPADVTGVVHLRRTELTEEHAQKDGFDSLAELQAALDRHYPSLHADAPVDVVSFHVTNRV; from the coding sequence ATGCTCCCCTCCCACCTCCGAGATCTGACAGACCAGGCGGTCGACTACGCCCGAGCACATCACCACGGCGAGGGGCACACCGTCGCCGCCGCCGTGCTGACGAAGTCCGGGGCCGTGATCTTCGGCCTGAACGCCTATCACTTCCTCGGCGGCCCCTGCGGCGAGATCGCGGCACTGGCGAACCATGCCGCACAGGCCCCCGATGACCCGATCGACGCTGTCGTCGCAGTCCACGGGCCCACCGGCGAGGTCATCGCCCCCTGCGGGAGATGCAGACAGGTTCTCTTCGACAAGGACCCCGAGATCCTCTCTGTCGTGCGGAGCCAGAGAGGGCTCGAAGCGATGCCGGTGCGGGATCTGCTGCCGCATGCGTTCGACCAGCGGTCCATCGACCAGGAGCAGCGCATCTACATGTGGGAGGGGTACGAGCAGAGCATCCGTGGCGGTTCCAAACGACAGACCGTCCGCGTAGATGATCCGTTCCGCCAAGGCCCCGCACTGCTGGTCTTCGAGAAGGAGAACGGGGCCGCTGTCTCACTTCCTGCGGACGTGACGGGCGTCGTGCACCTGCGCCGCACAGAACTCACCGAGGAGCACGCCCAGAAGGATGGATTCGACTCTTTGGCCGAGCTCCAGGCCGCCCTGGACAGGCACTATCCGAGCCTCCATGCCGATGCCCCTGTGGATGTGGTCTCGTTTCACGTGACGAACCGCGTCTGA
- a CDS encoding sugar-binding transcriptional regulator — protein MSEEADLSLMARMADEHYLQGLSKVEIAKRHGLSRFQVARLLDQARDEGVVRITIVDPTEAGSGRGDLAARLGINSVTVVPQRSDETTRSALARQVAQILPQRVHDGGRLGVAWSRTLMHLPEHLDALPRVDIVQLVGPLSAPGSSTAASSTLIHTLGSYSGGQVWPLPTPLIVDSPEVAAALRPLEEVSAALEAATSLDVAVVAIGGWGPGASTLWGRMSEQEQERARAAGVVSECSGILMDIEGNVAESGMEDRVIGVRPEQLKRAHVIAVAAAVEYPEAVLAAVRAGVVDDLVLSAELADRLAESEG, from the coding sequence ATGTCGGAGGAAGCTGACCTGTCGCTCATGGCCAGGATGGCCGATGAGCACTACCTGCAGGGTCTCTCCAAAGTGGAGATCGCCAAACGGCACGGGCTCTCCCGTTTCCAGGTGGCCCGCCTGCTGGATCAGGCTCGGGACGAGGGGGTCGTGCGGATCACCATCGTGGACCCCACTGAGGCAGGCAGCGGCCGCGGCGACCTCGCTGCTCGGCTCGGGATCAACTCAGTCACCGTGGTCCCGCAGCGCTCAGATGAGACCACGCGCTCGGCACTGGCCCGGCAGGTCGCTCAGATCCTTCCGCAGCGGGTGCACGACGGCGGCCGGCTCGGCGTCGCCTGGTCGCGCACTCTGATGCACCTTCCCGAGCACCTCGACGCCCTCCCGCGGGTGGACATCGTCCAATTGGTCGGGCCCCTGAGTGCTCCGGGATCCTCGACGGCGGCCTCCTCCACCCTGATCCACACCCTCGGCTCCTACTCCGGCGGCCAGGTCTGGCCATTGCCGACTCCGCTGATCGTCGACTCTCCAGAGGTGGCCGCCGCGCTGCGCCCCCTGGAGGAGGTCAGCGCCGCCCTGGAGGCTGCGACGTCCCTGGATGTCGCTGTGGTGGCCATCGGCGGCTGGGGCCCCGGGGCCTCCACTCTGTGGGGTCGGATGAGTGAGCAGGAGCAGGAGCGGGCGCGTGCCGCAGGAGTCGTCTCGGAGTGTTCGGGAATCCTGATGGACATCGAGGGCAACGTGGCGGAATCCGGTATGGAGGATCGAGTGATCGGGGTGCGCCCTGAGCAGCTCAAGCGTGCTCACGTGATCGCCGTGGCCGCCGCCGTGGAATACCCGGAGGCCGTGCTGGCCGCTGTCCGGGCCGGCGTCGTGGATGATCTGGTGCTCTCGGCTGAGCTGGCCGACCGCCTGGCGGAGTCGGAGGGCTGA
- a CDS encoding PLD nuclease N-terminal domain-containing protein, with translation MEMLWGAFESGSVQLSVLGLEPGEPIPWWLRVGGIAAAALIVAAFMVIVQTSHSSGQKMAWAAVVLFLPIVGPLIYLISETIRHRRTHPRPTKGRAETMPPEDFQ, from the coding sequence ATGGAGATGTTGTGGGGTGCCTTCGAGTCGGGGTCGGTCCAGCTGAGCGTCCTCGGCCTGGAGCCCGGTGAGCCGATCCCGTGGTGGCTGCGGGTGGGCGGCATCGCGGCCGCCGCCCTGATCGTGGCTGCGTTCATGGTGATCGTCCAGACCTCCCACTCAAGCGGGCAGAAGATGGCCTGGGCCGCCGTCGTGCTGTTCCTGCCGATCGTCGGCCCGCTGATCTATCTGATCAGTGAGACCATCCGGCACCGCCGCACGCATCCGCGCCCCACCAAAGGCCGTGCCGAGACTATGCCTCCTGAGGACTTCCAGTAA
- a CDS encoding glycerophosphodiester phosphodiesterase, whose translation MPYREHPYRAVPYLLNSRPGAAGSVDLHHSPLAFVHRGGDPARENTMAAFEAAVAMGYRYLEIDVRTSSDGVLVVFHDETLERITDGTGPLSEKTWQQLAGLRLRASGEPLLRFEELLTRWEDVHLNVDLKDGASVDEFARLVEAHGAHDRVLAASFNDARRHRVRRALSRRVATSGGWVVTALIVLLGPLGLMQRLGRRSTEIDCVQVPISQGRIRVVTPGFVRRCHRAGLQVHVWVVDEPEEMRRLLDMGVDGLMTDDAAALAQFMAERDGAVWPQR comes from the coding sequence ATCACTCGCCGCTGGCCTTCGTCCACCGCGGTGGGGACCCGGCCCGGGAGAATACGATGGCCGCCTTCGAGGCCGCCGTGGCGATGGGCTACCGCTATCTGGAGATCGACGTGCGCACCTCCTCGGACGGGGTGCTGGTGGTCTTCCACGATGAGACGCTGGAGCGGATCACCGACGGCACCGGCCCGCTGAGCGAGAAGACCTGGCAGCAGCTGGCGGGCCTGCGGCTGCGCGCCAGCGGTGAGCCGCTGTTGAGGTTCGAGGAGCTGCTGACCCGGTGGGAGGACGTCCACCTGAACGTGGACCTCAAAGACGGCGCCTCGGTCGACGAGTTCGCCCGGCTGGTGGAGGCTCACGGGGCTCACGACCGCGTGCTGGCCGCCAGCTTCAACGACGCGCGCCGGCACCGGGTGCGCAGGGCGCTGAGCCGGCGGGTTGCCACGTCGGGCGGGTGGGTGGTCACCGCGCTGATCGTGCTGCTGGGGCCGTTGGGCCTGATGCAGCGGCTGGGTCGGCGCTCCACCGAGATCGACTGCGTGCAGGTCCCCATCAGCCAGGGTCGGATCCGCGTGGTGACGCCCGGGTTCGTCCGCCGCTGTCACCGGGCCGGTCTGCAGGTCCATGTCTGGGTGGTGGATGAGCCGGAGGAGATGCGCCGACTGCTGGACATGGGTGTGGACGGTCTGATGACCGATGACGCCGCGGCGCTGGCCCAGTTCATGGCTGAGCGCGACGGAGCCGTCTGGCCGCAGCGCTGA